The genomic interval GGCGCGCTTTTGGCTACAGGCCGAGACGGCGCGGTGTACGTGTACCGGGTCGACGATCTGCTGCAGGCCCGGCCCAATAAAATTCGGAGGCTGCTGGGACACGTGGGGCAGACGGTCGACGTGGACACATCACCGGATGGTCGATGGCTCTGTTCCGGAGGCGTCGATGGAGATATCAAGATCTGGCGAGCGCCGCTGGATTACGATTTTTGCGATGCGCCGCTGGCCGCCGAGCCGGTTTTGACGAGGTTCTCGCCGTGTGGACGCTGGCTGGCCGTCGTCCAGGCGCTGGACGAGACGACCGGGCGATTGGACTTGGTCGATGCGCACACGGGACATTTACGATGGCGTAAGGAAATCACGCTCATCGAAGAAATCGAGGCCCTCACGGATCCCGCCTACTATTGCGCATTCGACCCGAACGGCAACGAATTCGCGGTTTTCGAGAATGGCCACACGGTCCGTCTGTTCTCGACCAGCGACGGCCAGAAGCAACGCGTTATATCCGACAATTTCGGCAATCGCGTCGCGGCCTTGCAGTTCTCGGCCGACGGCCAGTGGCTGATTCTGCGCCGCGCTTACGATAACGCGCTGGTACTGGATCCACAGTCCGGAAAGGTCGTCCAGGAGGTCACGGTAGGGCATCTAGCTGTTCTGCACACCTGGGCCGGTGATCTCTGGTTCGAACTGACCCCCGAGCGCCGACCATTGCTACATGGACTGCACGGTGAGCCCCCGGTCCTCGTGCTCGATCAATTGCCCGAGCGCGTCAGGGTCATTACCGCATCGCCGGATGGTCGCTACCTGGCGATGGCCGGAGCGGAGTCGATCGTTTACCTGGCCGATTTACGCAATCCCGGGCCGCTGGCGAAGCTCGTCGGGCACGAGGGGGCCGCCAGCGAATGTTGCTTTTCGTCCGATTCACGCACCTTGATCAGCCTTGGAGATGACGGCACCGTGCGGTTCTGGCATATTCCGACGCGCTCTGAACTTTTGAAGATCGGCTCGCCCGACATGCGCGCGTTGACGATGGGCTTTCACCCGTCCGGCAAACTGTTAGTCGTGGGGGTCGAGCATGAAGGACGCTATGGCCTGCAAATCTTTCGACTCGACGCCGAGCGCAGCTTGCTCAAGGATTTCGACCCCGCGTCACTCGACGCCGGATGAATCGCCGGTTTTGTCGAGTCGACGGGAATCGGGGATACTTAAGGAGGAACGATACTTACGAGTGCCCCAGCACGGGATGCGGCTGGTAAGGCTCGGCGAGTGCTTTCAATTCTTCAGCGTCGAGCTTTACGCCCAGCGCCGCCACGGCGTCTTCGAGGTGCTGCATTTTGCTGGCGCCGATGATCGGCGCCGTGACGCCCGGCTGGGCGAGCAACCAGGCCAGCGCAACTTGCGCATTAGGAATTCCGCGCCGGGCCGCGATCTCGCTTACCCGCTCGACTACCTGGAAATCAGAAGGGCGATAATACAGCTTGTGGCCGTAATCGTCGGTTTTGGCACGTAATGTTTCGCCGTAATCTTCCGGGCGACGATTTCCGGTCAGAAAGCCGCGCGCGAGTGGGCTCCAGGGAATGACGCCGATCCCCTCTTCACGGCAGAGCGGCAGCATTTCGCGCTCTTCCTCGCGGTAAATCAAATTGTAATGGTTCTGCATCGCGACAAACCGCGTCAGGCCAAGCTGTCGCGCGATGTACAGCATCTTGGCAAACTGCCAGGCGAACATCGATGAAGCGCCGACGTACAGCGCTTTGCCCGCCTTGACGACGTCATCCAGCGCACGGAGCGTCTCTTCGATCGGCGCCTCGTAATCGAAGCGGTGAATTTGATAAAGGTCGACGTGATCCCGTCCCAGACGACGCAAGCTGGCGTCGATCGAATGCATGATATGCTTACGTGAGAGTCCGCGATCGTTCGGAGCGTCGCTCATGGCATTGAAGACTTTGGTCGCCACGACGACTTTGTCGCGCGCCGGTCCGAAATCGCGCAGGGCACGGCCCAGGATCTCTTCGCTCACGCCCAGCGAGTACATATCGGCGGTGTCGAAGAAGTTGATTCCCAGCTCGAGGGCGCGGCGAATGAAGGGGCGCCCTTCCTCTTCCTCGAGCACCCACGGCCGCCAGCTTTTCGCGCCGTAGGTCATCGTCCCCAGGCACAACCGCGAGACGGTCAGCCCGCTCGTGCCGAGTCGTGTGAATTCCATGACGAAAAATCCTGCGAAAGTTCGCCGTCGTGATCTACAGCACGCGACAGATGAAGCACTTCAAGTATTCGCTTTCCAGGCAGGTGGCGCTGATGGGATGGTCGGGCGCGGCGCCGCGCTGGTCGAGGACCTGGATCTCGCGCCCCAACTGCTGCGCGACACCGGCCAGCATGTGCAAGAAGTCTTCGCGCATAACATTGCCCGAGCAACTGCACGTGACCAGGATTCCGCCCGGGGGCAACAGCGAAGCGGCCAGCCGGTTGATGCGATGATAGGCTCGCAGTGCGTCGTCGAGCGATTTGCGCGTGCGGGTGAATTTCGGCGGGTCGAGAATGACCATATCGAAGCGTTCGCGCCGACTGACCAGGGCATCGAGCGCATCGAACCCGTCGGAAACCTCGAAACGGACGCTGGCGAGCGAGTTCAACTCGGCGCCTGCCCGGGCGAGGGCGACGGCCTTTTCGCTCGAATCGATGCCGATGACTTCGGAGGCGCCGCCGAGCTTCGACGCGGCGAGGCTGAATCCGCCGGTGTAGCAGAATAGGTCGAGCACCCGCGCGCCGCGCGCGTATGCCGCGGCCGCTTTACGATTCTCGCGCTGATCGAGATAAAAGCCAGTCTTTTGGCCCAACCCCAGCTCGACGCCGTAGCGGATGCCATGTTCGGCGATGAACGTCGCGCCGTCGGGTAACTCGCCCCAGGTGCGCTCCTCGTCGACGGTCAGCCCTTCGAGCCGTGCCAGCGATCGATCGGCGCGGACCACGATGCCGCGCGCGCCCGAGGCCTCGGCCAGGATCGGCAACAGCTCGTCGATCCGTTTCTGCATGGCGAGCGCCGTCGCTTGAGCAACGAGGTAGGGGCCATATCGATCGACGACCAGCCCGCTCAGCCCGTCCGCTTCGCTGTAGATCAGCCGCGCGGCGCCGTTCTTATCGTCATAGCCCAGCCGGCGGCGATGCTCGACGGCGCGCTCGATGCGCGTTTGCCAGAAACTGGCGTCCAACCGATCTGCCGGTGACCAGGAATAGAGCCGGACGCGAATGCGGCTTTGCGAGTTGTACAAACCTCGGGCGACGAATTTGCCGTTGTCGGCCAACAGATCGACGACCGCGCCGTCGGCGGGTTGCCCTTCGACATGATCGACGGCCGAGTCGAGAACCCACGGATGGCGACCGAAAAATGGTCGTGCCTTGCGCGGTTTCAGAATGACTTGCGCTTCGGCCACTCCGGATGGGTCGGGGGTCGTGGAAAGTTCGCTATCCATATGATTTACCTGAATTTACTTGTTGGCGCCTTTGAGATGTTCGTCGTACCAGGCGAGCGCTTCTTGTTGCGCTTGCTTCTTTGCCTGCGTGTAGACGCCGTAATGCGTGATATTGGGAATCGTGACCAGTTTTTTCGGCCCAGTGGCCCGCTCGTAAGCCTTCAGCCCATGGTCCCGATTGTCGAAGAGTTCTTCTTTTTCGGCCAGTATGAACAGCATAGCGCAGTGCGGCGCCCGGGCGGCGTCCTCAACCGCGGCATATTGCATCAGCTTCTCTCGGATCGGCGCGCCGCGCAAATTGCCAACAACGCGCGCGCCGGGGGGCGGATAACCAAGCTCGCCGTGGGTGCGGGCCGAAGCTTCGCTGAATGTCTTAGCCGCTTCGTCCCCTAACAGCACAAAGCGCGAGTCGAAGGCCGGCACCTGGCTCACGGTGGCTTTGATGCGCGGATCGCGCGCGGCGACATAGACGACGTGGCCACCCGAATAGCTGCTTCCCCACAGGCCGAGGCGTTCGCGATCGCATTGCGGCTCGCCATAGATCCAACTGACGGCATTCGCCAGGTCCGTGGTCTGATCGATTGGATCAACGACCTCGCGAACTTCCTGCACTTCGGCCTTAAAGCGGAGGTCTTTGTTACGCGCGGGCGCGGGGCCGGTGAGGATTACGCGCGAATCGCTGGTCCCCCAGCCCCGATAGTCGAACGTCAGCACCAGGTAGCCTGCGCGAGCGAAGACCACGGCATCGCCGCGCAACTGCGCCGCCACTCCACCCCACCCGTGAGAAAGAACGATCGTGGGCAGCTTTTCTGTCGCCGGTGCTTTCGGTGCGAAAAGTTCCGCGGCCATGCGCGTGCCTTCGCTATAGATCGTGGCCGTGCGAAACGTGATGTCGTCCGGCGGCGAGAACTTTGTCCCGCTGTCCTGCGCAGCGGCAACCTGCACGAAGAGCGCGAACAGTAAGACGACTTGGCACAATAAATGACGATGAAGCCCCGGCATAGCGCACCTCGGCGATCGAACGAACGAGAAAAGGACAAACGAAATCGCGAGCGGCTATTGCAACTGCTTTCGCGAGCAGCAGCGGCGACACCCATAACAGACGACACGCCGCCTGTCTGACGAAATTCAAAAACTGCCTGCTGCCCTCTGCCGACTTATTTGGGCACGCCGAAGAAGCGGAAGCGAATGTGCTCGGCCAGAACGCGGCGGTATTCCTCGATGTCGACGTCGCGCTCGCTACAGACTAGGAACAGGTTGCCGTCGTCGCGGAAGTTGTCGTCCCAGGCCATCACTTCGTCATCGGTCCACAGTTGGTCGTACTCGCGCAACCGGTCGTCCGACATGCGGCTGAAATAGCTCCGCAAGTTGACGTCGGTCTCGTCCATTGCCATGCCGGCCGGCAGAACTTCGTAATTGATGTCTTTATCGGTCATGGAAACCTCGCTGAAACGTGGCAATGGACGATGCGTGGGTGATGTGATGACTGGCCCAGGGGCCTGCGGCCAGGCGCTGCATTCTACTCTGCCCGGGGACCGCACAATAGCGACCGTGGAATTGGTCGTGGGTCGGCTTAGTTACGAGGCATTCTGATGGACTGCCCGCCTCCTTGAGCGGCGTTTTAGGTCACTCCTCCAACCGGGTATTATGGGGTGATGAACGCGATACTGGCCCTCGCCATTTTCATTGTCCTGGTGGGCGTTCCTGCAGCTCTATTCTGGGTTTGCAAACGTGTTCCCAGCCCCTATCGGTGGGCACTGTTTGCTTTATTACTGACTCTTCGGTGGGGGATCTCGATCTTGCCGGCCGTATTGGAACTGCCAGATCTGATTGGGAGGATCGAGCAGAACAGCGCTGAACTTTTGGAAGGACATACCAGCGCGGCGCTGCCCGATTAGACCGATCCACGACCAGTTTTATGGCGGGTTCTCTCTTGTGTGGCATGAGGAAGCAATGAACCAAAAATCCATCTATTCCTGCAATTCGATTCTGAGTGACGGTGAACAGTTTTTTGAATGGGAATTGATGATTTCTGCCGTGAGCTGTGCTGAAGCAGCGGCGATTGCAGAACGCCACGTGACAGACCGTCGACCCGGCGCAGTGATTATTGAAATGGACCTCCAGCGACAGAGAATCGCGGAACATTACGATCCGGCCATCCGGTTCGAACAAGAACCTTTCGAGGTACGCAAAGTTATGGCTGACCCAAAACCGTTTTTTCTGCGGTGGCTTGATGCACTT from Pirellulales bacterium carries:
- a CDS encoding aldo/keto reductase, encoding MEFTRLGTSGLTVSRLCLGTMTYGAKSWRPWVLEEEEGRPFIRRALELGINFFDTADMYSLGVSEEILGRALRDFGPARDKVVVATKVFNAMSDAPNDRGLSRKHIMHSIDASLRRLGRDHVDLYQIHRFDYEAPIEETLRALDDVVKAGKALYVGASSMFAWQFAKMLYIARQLGLTRFVAMQNHYNLIYREEEREMLPLCREEGIGVIPWSPLARGFLTGNRRPEDYGETLRAKTDDYGHKLYYRPSDFQVVERVSEIAARRGIPNAQVALAWLLAQPGVTAPIIGASKMQHLEDAVAALGVKLDAEELKALAEPYQPHPVLGHS
- a CDS encoding class I SAM-dependent rRNA methyltransferase, which translates into the protein MDSELSTTPDPSGVAEAQVILKPRKARPFFGRHPWVLDSAVDHVEGQPADGAVVDLLADNGKFVARGLYNSQSRIRVRLYSWSPADRLDASFWQTRIERAVEHRRRLGYDDKNGAARLIYSEADGLSGLVVDRYGPYLVAQATALAMQKRIDELLPILAEASGARGIVVRADRSLARLEGLTVDEERTWGELPDGATFIAEHGIRYGVELGLGQKTGFYLDQRENRKAAAAYARGARVLDLFCYTGGFSLAASKLGGASEVIGIDSSEKAVALARAGAELNSLASVRFEVSDGFDALDALVSRRERFDMVILDPPKFTRTRKSLDDALRAYHRINRLAASLLPPGGILVTCSCSGNVMREDFLHMLAGVAQQLGREIQVLDQRGAAPDHPISATCLESEYLKCFICRVL
- a CDS encoding alpha/beta fold hydrolase; this translates as MPGLHRHLLCQVVLLFALFVQVAAAQDSGTKFSPPDDITFRTATIYSEGTRMAAELFAPKAPATEKLPTIVLSHGWGGVAAQLRGDAVVFARAGYLVLTFDYRGWGTSDSRVILTGPAPARNKDLRFKAEVQEVREVVDPIDQTTDLANAVSWIYGEPQCDRERLGLWGSSYSGGHVVYVAARDPRIKATVSQVPAFDSRFVLLGDEAAKTFSEASARTHGELGYPPPGARVVGNLRGAPIREKLMQYAAVEDAARAPHCAMLFILAEKEELFDNRDHGLKAYERATGPKKLVTIPNITHYGVYTQAKKQAQQEALAWYDEHLKGANK